The DNA region CAGATTACGCTGGTGTTTGCTTCCACGTGGATCTTGCTGCGCGTCGTGGACTATTTCGCCATCCTGTATCAGGAGCGCGCCGAAGAGAGCCAGTCGCGACTGGGACTACAGCTGGTGCCCTTCCTGCGGCAGATGGGCAAGTTTGTGCTGATCATCATTGCCTTCTTCTTCGTGCTTGGGGCCATATTCCACCTCGACATTTCGTCCATCATCGCCGGGCTGGGCATCGGCGGGCTGGCCGTAGCGCTGGCCGGTAAAGAGACGCTGGAAAACTTGTTTGCCGCCTTTACGATTTTTCTGGACCGGCCGTTTGTGGTCGGCGATCTGGTGCAGGTCGGTTCCATCATCGGCACGGTGGAGCGCATTGGCTTTCGGAGCACGCAGATCCGGACGCTGGAAAAAAGTGTGCTAACCCTGCCGAACAAACAGATGATCGACCAGCCGCTGGACAACCTCGCGCTGCGGACGTTCCGCCGGGCACGTTTCGAAGTCGGGTTGATGTACAACACGCCCGAAGAAAAACTGCGGGAGGTGATTCAGGCCATCGAAGAGGCCTTGCGCCAGCATCCGAAGCTCAACGACGACAGCCACGTGTCGTTTCTCGAATTTAAAGACAGCTCGCTTAGTCTGCTGGTGCTCTTCTTTGTAAACACGCTCGACTATTACGAGTATAACAAGGTCCGCGAAGAGGTAAACCTGCAAATCCTGACGATCGTCCGGCAACACGGCTGTTCGTTTGCATTTCCGTCGCGCTCGCTTTACTTCGAGAACAGCGTGCCTGCTCAAAACAACGCCACAAACGGCAAAGTCGCTCCGCAGGAACGGCCCCTGCCTTAACCAACCTGTTGCGGCTCGAACTGGAGGCGCAGCAGGTGCTGGTACACGCCCTCTTCCAGGTGCGCCAGTTCGGCATGCGTGCCCGCTTCGACCACCTGCCCGTCGCCGATTACATAAATGCGGTCTACCTTGCGGATGGTCGCCAAACGGTGTGCAATGATGATGGTCGTGCGGTTTTCCATCAACACGTCGAGGGCTTCCTGCACCACCCGTTCCGATTCGGCATCGAGCGAAGAGGTCGCTTCGTCCAGGACGAGAATGGTAGGATTTTTCAGAATGGCGCGGGCGATGGCGATGCGCTGGCGTTGCCCACCCGAAAGTTTGACGCCCCGCTCGCCCACCACGGTACTCAACCCTTCGGGGAACGCGCTGATAAAGCTCCAGGCATTGGCTTTACGAGCCGCCTCAATCACTTCCTGTTCTGTAGCCCCCGGCTTGCCGTACGCAATGTTTTCGCGAATGGTGCCGCCGAACAGCATCACTTCCTGCGGCACGATGCCAATGTGATGGCGCAGCGCGGTCAAGTCCATGTCGTGCACCGGCTGGTCGTCGATGCAAATCCGCCCTCCCTCCACCTGATGGAACCGCATGAGCAACTGCACAATGGTCGATTTGCCTGCGCCGCTGTGCCCGACCAGGGCAATTTTCTGCCCCGGCAGCACTTCCAGCGAAAGATCTTTCAGCACCGTAACGTCCGGGCGGGTGGGGTACGCAAAACGTACGTGCTCGTACGTGACGTGGCCACGCAAAGCGGGCACGGGTACTTCCGGCTGAGTCAGATCCAGTTCGCCGGGCGTATTCAGGATGTCGAGCACGCGCTCCGACGCCCCGATCGATTTCTGCAACTGCCCGTATAGGTCGCCCATGCCACCGACCGCCCCCCCGATGAACATGGTGTAGATGATAAACGAAACCAGATCGCCGATGGTCATCGTGCCTTCGGCCACCAGCCCTAATCCATACCACAAGACCAGCACAATGCCCCCGAACAGGGAGAAAATGATAAACGACGCGAAGAACAGCCCCCGGTAACGCGCAGCGCTCAGGGCATTGCGTACCACCCGCTCCAGCGCCGTGCTGTAGCGCCCCACCTCGTAACGTTCGTTTGTAAACGACTTGACGACCTGCACGGCCTGAAGCGTTTCTTCAACGACCGTATTGGCCTGCGCCAGATCGTCCTGCACCTGCTTGGACAGTTTCCGGATGAACTTCCCGAAAAAGATAGCCGCTACAATCAGAACCGGAAAAGACAGGAGCATGACGAGGGTCAGCTGAGGCGAGCGAAACGCGATGATGCCGATCCCAACAATCAGGATGGCGATCTGACGGAGCAATTCGGCCAGCGTCGTCGAAAAGGTGCTTTGCAGTTGGGTGATGTCGTTGGTGATGCGGCTGTTGAGTTCGCCCACCCGGCTCTGTTCAAAAAAAGGAATGCCCAGCGACATCATTTTTTGATACAACGCCAGGCGGATGTCACGCAACGCCTGTTCTACCATCTTGGCAAACAACCAGATGCGCGAATAGGAGAAAAGCCCCTGCAACACCAGAATGCCGATCATGAAGAGGGCAATCTGGTTCCGGTTGGCGAAGAGCCCCTCCGTGTTTTCGCCCACCGAATCGACCAGCTTGCCCGTGATGAACGGGAAGACCATCGACATCAGGCTGGAGAACAAAAGGAACAGCAGCCCCCCGGCAAAATAGCCGCGATACGGGCGAATAAAACCAAAGATCTGGCGCAGGTGCTGCAACCCCTGCTTGTTAACTTTGACTTTTTTGTCGTCTTCGGAAACGTCCGAGCGGAATCGTTTTGCCATGCATCAAAAAGTATTCGTTATCAGTAACCCTCAGAAACCAAGGTGGGTTCAGCCGCGCGCAAAGTAGTTGCCAAGGCAACCCCCCACGGTAGACGAATCCGTCGTCTTTTTTACTTTAGCATCCGTTCGCAACTTTTCCGACGATGGTGCTTGCCGAAGAATTTACCCGCTACCGCCCCTACCTGTTTGCCGTGGCCTACCACATTTTAGGCGAAGTGCAGGAGGCTGAGGACGTGCTGCAGGATGTGGTCACGGCCTGCCTGGAAGCGCCGACGAAACCGATACAACACCCCAAGGCGTACCTGACCCGGATGGTGGCGAACCAGAGCATCGACCGGTTGAAGGTGCTGAAGAAACAGCGGGCAGTGTACACGGGCACCTGGCTGCCCGAACCCCTGATTACACCCGAACGGTCCGACGGCATTGCCTCGGAAGGCATCCTGAGTTACGAGGTGCTGCATGCGCTGGAAAACCTTACGCCGACCGAACGGGCCGTGTTCGTGTTGCGCGAAGCCTTCGACTATCCTTACCGCGAAATGGCTTCGTGGCTGAATACTACCGAGGCCAACTGCCGCCAACTGCTGCGCCGGGCCCGTCAGAAAATCGCCGTTCGTCCCACAGCACCCGCCCCGTCCTCGGGCCTGGAAACCCTGATGCGTGCCTTTCTGCACGCGTGCCAGGAACAAAACCTGGAGGCGTTGCTGCAACTGCTGCACGAAGACGTAGCGATGTATTCGGACGGGGGCGGAAAAGTATCGGCGGCGGTGCATCCTGTGCTGGGCCGTCGGTCGGTCGGCAAGTTTTTCCTCGGATTGGCGCGCAAAGGTCTGGCGACCATACCGGTGGTGGTAGACGTAAACGGCCAGACGGGCTTCCTGTATACTGCAGCCGACGGAACGCCCGCGACGCTCGTGCTCGTAGCACTGGAACACCATGCGGTGAAGCGCTTTTTCATCGTGCGGAACCCGGACAAGCTAAAAATTTTGTTGCAGTCTGTCACAAAATGAGCGCCTTCCAGACATACGGGAAAAAACGCTTATGTCGATTCGTCTCATTCCCGTAGAACAACCGTCCAGTCCCCTGATGAAACTGGTGTACTGGTTCTCGCGTCGCCAGGTGGGCAAAGTCATCTCACCCCTGAAAACCATCTACGCCCGACTGCCTTTCCGGTTCAGTTGGTGGATGGCCCAGATTCAGCCGTTGGAAGCCCGATTAGCGCTTCCCAAAGCCCTCAGAGTGCTGCTGCGCATCCACGTCGCGCAACTCAACACGTGTCGTTTTTGCATCGACATTGGTCAGGCCGAAGCCCTCAAGGCGTTTGTCAATCAGGAAAAATTCTTTCGGGTCCATGCGTTTGAGACTTCGCCCCAATTTACCGAAGCCGAAAGAGCCGCCCTGCGGTTTGCCACCGAGCTTACGCTGGAAAAACAGGTCAGTGACGCCACGTACCGGCTTTGCCAGCGCTACTTCTCAGAGCAACAGGTGATCGGCATTGGCTGGATGGTCGCCAGCGAGCACTTCTACAACCTGATGAACCTCGCGTTTCACGTCGAATCAGACGGGCTGTGCCAGCTTCCACACCCCGCCGCCCCGGTGCCTCAGGTGTAAATCAGTCCTTCTTCCGGCGTACCGTACACGTCATGCTCCTGCCGCAAAAAGCGCTCGCCGGCCAGCCAGGCAAGTAGCGCATCGACGTGGTGCCACGTGGGCAACTCGTCGGGATGAAACGCCACGCTTGTGTGGTTTGTCAGCGCTTCTACCACCGGTGGAAGCGTTTTTTTGTAGCCCAGCTCACCGAGCCCCAGCCGACGCGCCACGGCCGACGGATACGTTTCAAAGAAACGCACCGGGTCGGGTGCGGTGGCGGCCAGTTGCATGGCACGCGCCGTCAAGCCGCCTAGGAACAGAGGTGACATGGCCCGCAGGGCGCGATCGGCCGCCCGAAAAAAATAGTCGTGGTGTTGCGGCAGTTCCCGGTAAACCCCCGGCAGCGAAAGCGGTGCATCGATAAAAATCTGGTCGGGCATCAGGGCCTCGATCTGCTGGTGGAGCCACCGGTCGGCGTCTTGTCCGCGCTCCGATCGCCGGAACTGCAACCGTTGCGCGTGTGGATCGAGCCAGCACAGGACCGTGGTGCCGGCTCGTTTGTTGCCGAAATCCAACCCGGCGTGGAGGAAAGTTTTCATGCTTGGGGAACCAACCGACGGCCGAAGGGTTTAGGCAATCATATGGAGTTGACGCAAATCGAAGAAGAACTGTTTGGAAAGCTAGCCCCTTTTTTCGAACGCTACGGATTCGCCCAGGTGCGGGCCTTTAACCAGTTTCGTCGCCCTACCGACAATGGCTTTCAGAACATGATTCTGGCCTTCAGTCCCTGCAACGGCGAAACCTGGATCGAAGCGTTTATCGGCATCCGTCTCGACATGGTCGAGCAACTCGCTTATCCGTTTACCACGGGCATGCAGGGCTTCCGGCGCAACAGCAACACACTGGTTACGTCGTTCGGGCGTTTGCAGGGGCAGCCTTACAAGCGCTTTTGCATCAAAGGGGCCAAGTGCCTCTCGGAGACGCGCCGCTCCATCAGCGACTTTATGATCGAACAGGGTTTTGAGTTTCTGGACAAATACACCCAGTTGCACGAGATCGACCACTTGTGGAACGCCACCCCCCAGGAGCCCTGCCCCTACGCCTTCAACCAGGCCCATCGTTGCATCCGCGGACTGGTGGTCGCACGTCTGGCGAGCCAGTATCCGTTCGAGGATGTGCGCGAGGCGTACCGGAAGCAGATGGAACAACACGTGCACCTGCTGCCACGCTTCGACAAGCTGGCGACGTTTTTAGAAGCCTATTCGCCAAACTAAGCTAAAAATATTGCCCCGGAATGGTTGCACGGCATACGCAGAAGTCTTAGTTTTGTGTCGCTTTTTTCGGAAGGCATACTGACAAATTCCTCAGTAGCTCAGTTGGTCAGAGCACCTGACTGTTAATCAGGGGGTCGTTGGTTCAAGCCCAACCTGGGGAGCTTCATTGTTAAGCACTTACGCGGTTTTTCCGAGTAAGTGCTTTTTTATTTTGCAAACAAAATACATTATTTATGTAAAGGCCAATCTCACACAAACCGTGTGTAAGTAAACTTTTGTTTCAGTTTTATTTTATTTCCATTCTTCCCCGATATTGCATTACGGTATAAAAAAGCTTTTCACATTTGCGGGCAATATTATATTTTACATAGTATTGTATACACAAACTCCTTTCTTCGTTAATACGTTGTAGCAACAGTAGCAAAAATCGGATGTAAGAAAAGCATTATTTGTGACTCTACGAGATACGCTCAGATGATGCACTTATAAACTGATTGTAAGTATTAACCCGTCTAACCCCAACCCCTACCATGGATACTAAAACAAAGCTCTTCGTTTTCGGGCTTCCACTACCAAACTTTTGGACTGGTTTTGGTCGCGCATTTGACCTGGCTGGAAGCGCGCGGTTACGTTACACACAGGTGTCACAACTTTTGGACATCAAGGCTTTGAACAACGACCTAGACGTTGTCAATAACGATTTGGTTATTGCTGAAAGCAAATATGATTCTAAAGAGAAGTTGGCTTTAAGAAATCAGTTAACAATAGAATTTGATGGCAAAACAGCAGCAGAAACGTACTAAGCCATCGCACGTGCCTCAGGTTAGAATTAACCCGGACCAGCTTCCAGAGCCGGTTCGTAGCCAATTAGAAGGGGTCCCTGAAGAACAACAGGGACCCTTTTTGGTGCATTTGATGGCTACTTCTTATGAAGTCCAGCAAAAGTTTTTTTCCGGACCATTACCTTCTCCTGAAACCCTGGCTGAATACGAAGCCGCGTTCCCGGGTAGTGGAGAAAGAATAATACGAATGGCAGAAGCAAAGATTGAAATGGCTCAAAGCCAATCGGAGCATAGAAGAGATTTGGAAAAAACTGTGGTTAAAAGGAGTTTAAATCAAAGTAGCACTGGACAGTGGATGGCGTTTACTATAGGGATTATCACTATCGTAGGTAGCTTAGGACTTATCTATATGGGACATGATTGGGCTGGGGTTGGACTCATAGGTGGATTAGCAACTGTACTCGCACCCTTCCTACTCAACAAAGTAAATAAAGACGCAGAGAAAGGAACAGAAATAGATACTTGATGTGTGAAGTATTCGGTAGTGGGTCAAATACAGTTGGTGCTCCGTAGAATTGCAATGGTTTACTTTTCTGAAAAGGGCATCTTCTACTATCTTGGAAAGGCAATTCACTATTTGGATATAATAGCTGCAGAATGCAATGACCAACTCAGTTTAACCCAATACCCATAAGCCTTGGATAATAGAGCGGGATACTTTTTTAAAGACGAAGATCCCTTCACTCAATTGCCGTTTTAGATAGTTTATTAATCAATGGGCCCGGTCCCCCGCAGCGGCTTTTTTTACTGTTGCTCTTCTAGCACTTGCCCGTCTCCAAGCGAATCGTCGCTGTGTTCAACCGTATAATCTAAATCGTGTCGTGGCTTTGCCGGACATCGCCAAGTTCATTTCAGGGGTTACGCGCTATAACATTGACATGGATGCGCCAATAGCCGAGCACAAGCCCCTCACCACACCTCTTCTCTACAAAGATTTCTGCGTTGCGCAGCGCGGCGTATCATAAAAAGCTTTTTTGTGCGTTACTCCTGGGAATGAAGATGATGGCTGCCTTGCAGCGTCGTTTTACAAACGTATCATGAGAGCTTCCTTCTATTTGCGCGCCTGCGTTCTGGTTTTATTTTCTACGGTCCTCGCCTCCCGCGCCTTCGGTCAAACTTCGGAAATTGGAAAATGGGCGACGTCGAACGTGAGCGGCGACAGCATCGTGTATGAATTCACCGACGACGGCCGGTACATTTTCGAACTGGTCGGCATGCGGTCGATGGATTTGCCCGGAAGCTCGGCCGCGACCTTCACGTTTTATTATCGCCTCAATCCGGACACGTCGCCGATGGAGATCGATTTCTATGACGAGGAACATCACCTCATCTCGAAGGGCATCCTGGAAGTGACGCCAACCGACCGGTTGAAGATTTGCGTGAACAGCCTCAGCGACGAGCGCCCCACCGGCTTTGTGCAGAGCGCCACCCTGATTTGTGACCGCATCGCCGTGACGCATACGGCACACCGACCCTAACGCTTCTCTTTACGAAAAAAGCCCGGTCGGATGGCCGGGCTTTCGTGCAATGCGGTAGTCTGTTTTTAGTCGAGGCTGCCCACCATTTTTTCGGGCCGTACCCACTCGTCGAACTGTTCGGCGGTGACGTACCCCAGGGCGATGGCCGCTTCTTTCAGCGTAGAGCCTTCTTTGTGTGCCTTCTTCGCAATTTCGGCGGCTTTGTAGTACCCGATCTTCGTGTTGAGGGCGGTTACCAGCATCAGCGAATTTTCCAGGTGGCGTTTGATGAACGGTTTGTTCGGCTCAATGCCCGAAGCACAGTGCTCGTCGAACGAGGCACAGGCATCGCCCAGCAGACGCGCTGATACCAGCACGTTGTAGATCATCACGGGCTTGAAGACGTTCAGCTCGAAGTGGCCGTTCATCCCCCCTACCGAAACGGCGACGTCGTTGCCCATCACCTGCGCGCAGACCATCGTCATGGCTTCGACCTGGGTCGGGTTTACTTTGCCCGGCATGATGGAAGAGCCCGGTTCGTTTTCGGGAATCAGGATTTCGCCGATGCCGGAACGCGGACCGGACGCCAGCATCCGAATGTCGTTCGCGATTTTCATGAGCGAAACCGCCAGTTGCTTGAGCGCGCCGTGGGTTTCGACCAGGGCGTCGTGGGCGGCCAGTGACTCGAACTTGTTCTCGGCCGTACGGAAAGGCAGGCCGGTCAGTTCGGCAATCACTTCGGCCACGCGTTTGGCGTATCCTTTCGGCGTGTTGAGGCCCGTGCCTACGGCCGTACCGCCCAGCGCCAGTTCGGCCAGGTGATCGAGCGTGTTATGCAACGCCTTGAGGCCGTGGTCCAGTTGCGAGGCATACCCGGAAAACTCGTGCCCGAGCGTGAGGGGCGTCGCGTCCATGAAGTGCGTCCGCCCGATTTTGACCACGTCTTTGAAATCGGCGGCTTTCTTTTTCAGCGTATCGCGCAGTTGCTCCACCTTCGGAATGGTGATTTCAACCACCATTTTGTAGGCCGCGATGTGCATGGCGGTCGGGAACGTATCGTTCGAAGACTGCGACTTGTTGACGTCGTCGTTCGGGTTGAGGAACTTCTCCTGGTCGGTCAGTTGCCCGCCGCGCAGCACGTGCGCCCGGTTGGCTACCACTTCGTTGACGTTCATGTTGCTCTGCGTACCCGACCCGGTTTGCCACACAACCAGCGGAAACTGATCGTCGAGTTTGCCTTCCAGAATTTCGTCGCATACCTGCGCAATGGCAGTGGCTTTTTCTTCGGGCAGCACGCCCAACTCCTGGTTGGTGAGGGCGGCGGCCTTTTTCAGGTACGCAAACGCCTGGATGATTTCCAGCGGCATCTGCTGGCCTCCGATCTTGAAATTTTCGCGGGAGCGTTGGGTTTGGGCACCCCAGAATTTATCGGCAGGCACCTGCACCTCGCCCATGGTATCTTTTTCTATGCGATAATCCATACGGAATAATGTAGTGTGGTTGGGTCGCAAACTTAACGCAGCGTTCTGCAATCCCCCACTTTTTGCATTAAAAAAGCCACTGCGTATCTCAGTGGCTTCTGTATTATTTCGATTGAAATCTTAAAAATCTTCGCGCTGCGTCGGCTTCACGTAGGTATTCGGCGTCGGCTGCGGCGCCTCGGTTTCGGACGCCAGGTTGATAGAGTCGCCTTCCATCGGCGGGCACTTGAAGTCGAACTCGTATTCTTCCGGCACATCGAACGGTCCTTTTTTGACCGGCAACGATTTGTCGGCGTAGACCTTGTCCATGTACTTGGCCCAGATCGGCATCGCCAGCCGGGCACCTTGTCCGTATTCAAACGTCCGGAAGTGGATGCTGCGTTCTTCTCCCCCCACCCAGACGCTGGTAACCAGATCTTTCGTCACGCCAGTAAACCAACCGTCCGAGTAGTTGTCAGTCGTTCCGGTTTTTGCCGCTACTTGGTTGCCGTCGGTCATCACTTTGCTGCGGCTGTACAGCCCCAGCGCGGTGCCGTTCTTTTCCTGCGTGGCACCCATCAGCATGTACAACATGGTGTACGCCGTGCGCGGCGAAATGGCGTCAACGACCTTGGGATTGAAGGTTTTGAGTACGTTGCCGTTTTTATCTTCGATTCGCTGGATGGTGTAAGGTTCCGTCCAGGTTCCCTGATTGACGAACGTGCTGTACATCCCAACGGCTTCGTAAACGGATATTTCGCTGGTTCCCAGAGCAATGGAAGGCACCGGATCGAGCGGGCTGGTAATGCCCAGGCGACGTGCGTAATCAACTACGGTTTGCGGACCGAACTTGCGGACCAGGAAGGCACTGACCGAGTTCTTCGACTGAGCGAGCCCCTGCCGGATCGTCATCTTTTCGCCCGTAAAATCGCCGCCGCTGTTTTTGGGAATGTAGGTGGTATCGCCAACCTGAAAGGTGGTGGGCAGATCGTACACCGGATGGCAGGGCGTGTAGCCGTTGTCGATGGCGGCGGTGTAGACGGCCGCTTTGAACGTAGAGCCGGGCTGCCGGCGCCCTTGCCGTACGTGGTCGTACTTGAAGAACTGGTGATCGATGCCCCCTACCCACGCTTTCACTTCGCCGGTATGCGGGTCCATCGACATCAGACCGGAGTGCAGGAAGTGTTTGGTATACTTCAGCGAATCCATCGGACTCATGATCGTATCCAGCACGTGCCCCGGCGCAGTCCAGGAGAACACCTGCATGGGCCGCGGCTTTTTCATGTAGTAATCAATGGAGTCGGTATTATTGCCGTATTCCTTCTTCAGCTCACGGTACTGCGGCGTGCGCTTTTTCATAACGTCCAGAAAGCCCGGAATTTCCTGGTTCTTGTCGTTGACCCAGGGGTTGCGTCCTTTCCAGTGCTGAAAGAAAATCGCCTGCTGGTACTTCATGTGCTCTTCCATCGCCTCTTCCGCGTACTGTTGCATGCGCGAGTCGAGCGTGGTGTAAATGCGCAGACCGTCTTCGTAGAGGTCGTACCCGTTTTCTTTGGCCCAGTTGACCAGGTAGTTCTGGATATAAGAGCGATAGTAAGTGGCCGGGCCTTCGTTGTGCGTATCGATTTTGAAACGCAGTTTGATCGGTTTGGCCTTCAGCGTATCGTACGCCTCAGCCGCCAGCAGATCGTACTTCACCATTTGCGACATCACCGTATTCCGGCGACTCAGGCTCCGCTCCGGGTATTTCACCGGGCTGTACAGACTCGGGTTTTTCAACATTCCCACCAACACAGCGGCCTCTTCTACGCTCAACTGATCGGGCGTTTTGTTGAAGTAGGTCTGCGAAGCCACCAGGATTCCATCGGCGTTGTAGAGAAAGTCGAACTGGTTCAGGTACATCGTGAGGATCTCCTGCTTGGTGTAAGCGCGCTCCAGCTTCACGGCCGTGATCCATTCTTTGATCTTGATGATCAACATGCCCAGGCCGGGCACTTTCAACAGCGGCCCCGAGTAGCGCGGATCGTTCCGGGTACCAAACAGAATTTTAGCCAACTGCTGCGAGATGGTACTGCCCCCGCCTTCCAGATCGCTTTTGCCCAACGTGACAGCATATTTGCCAATCCCCCAGGCCACGCGCCCCAGTCCTTTGAAATCTACGCCCGAATGCTCGTCGAAGCGGATGTCTTCGGTGGCATACAGCGCTTTGACCAGGTTGGGCGAAAGCTCGTCGAATTTAACGGGTGTGCGGTTCTGCCGGAAGTATTTCCCCATTCGCACGCCATCGGCAAAGTAGATTTCTGAAGCGACCTCGCTGGTAGGGTTTTCCAGTTGGTCGGTGCCGGGCAACCCGCCGAACAACCCGAACAAGTCGACATTGATCGCCATGACGAACCCCACAAAAAGGCCAAGCCCGCCAAGAAAGGCCACCCATATGGTGCGGACCAACAACGGAAGCCAGTTCTTTTTCTGCTTAGGGGGTTGTTTTGCTTTGGTTGCCATAGTTAACGGTAGTGTTCACGGAAGAATGCGAGGTAGCCTTCCGTGCCTTTGGATTTATACCAACGCGGGAAGTTCTCATTGCTAATAACAAATATATCGTATTGGTTCCGCTCAAAAGCAGCGGTTGGCGATGCCTCGGTGTAATGTTTCTGTAGGTAAGCAACTGCCTGATCCTTAGACGGAAACTCTTTAACGATGACGGCAAACGTACTGTCGTCCAGCATCAACGGGCTGCTGCTTAGCGAAGCGGTCGAGAACTGGTCGTCGTTGAAACGTGCAAAGTTTTCCGTCAGTGTGCGCGACTGCCCCACGGGCAGATGAAACACCGCGACAAAGTAATGAGGGCGTTGCAAGTTTTCGGAATAAGTTACCGCGGGTTTGGCCGGTGCGGGCGGTGGGGTAGCTTTTGTTTCAACCGGCTCGCTGTCAGGCATTTTGATGCCCGACAAATCGGCAACGGCCTCTTCGGCCTCAGCATTCGCCTCCTCCAGTTCGGCCGGGTCGGCCTGTAATATTTCCGGGTCCAGATCGGCTTGTCCGGCCTGATTGATGTATCCGTCCAGCAGCTGCTGGGCATAATCGACCAGCGAACTGGTGGGATACGTATTAATGAATTGCTCCAACGCCTGCTGATACCCCGGTCCTTTCTCGGTACGGCCTAGAATCAGCGCTTCCAGCAGCGCCAGCCGGTCTTCAAACTCGCTTGTCGGGTACTCTACCTGAATGGCATCAATGCCGGCCTGAGCAGAATCGTAAAAGGCCTGTTCGTAAAGTTCGTACACCACCTTGTAGCGGGCCGCAATCGCTTCCATGCGCTGACGGCTTTCTTCCGCGTAGTTGGGGTTGTTCAATTTTTTGGCGTAGATGGAGTTGCCAAATTTCTCGGTCAGCGCTTCGCGGTATTTGGCCGCCATGGCTTCGTCGCCCAACTGCGAGTAGATCAGGTGCAGAAAATACAGCACTTCGGCGTAGTTCTCGTTTTCAGGAAACTCGTCAATCAGGCGTTCAAACGTGGTGGCGGCATTCTTGGGCTCGTCCAGCCGTTGGTCGTAGATGCGACCCAGTTCGTACAGCGCCGTTTGCAGGATGGTATCGGAGGCGGCCAGGGCTTCAGGCGTGGTGGGGATATTGGCCAGCAACTCGCTCCGCCGACTTTCCCGCACTTCTGCCGCATTGACCGAAGCCGTGGCACTCGCCGAATCGGCCGCGGGGGCCTGCGCACCGGCGACCGGCTCGCCCGTATCGAAGTCGGCGTCCGAATTTTTGTTCGACCGCCGCCAGTTGTCTTCCAGCGGACGGCTCCCCCACGTGCGCTGGAAAGCACTCTGCCCCTGGCTGAGGGCTCGCGTGTCGTAGAAGTACCACGAAGATCCTGCCCCGCCTCCGGTTTCGAAGCCCCCGTCGCCGCTCATGTCGAACACCGACGCGGCCCGGTTCTGCGCCCGGCGCTCTGCCCTAGCCAGGGCTTTGGCTTCGGCCTCCCGGCGGGCTTCTTCGGCATCCAGAATTTTGTCCAGCACGGCATAGAGTTCTATGGAATCCATCGCCGCCAGTTTCCGCAGGCTGTCCTGGTGCTGCATGGTGTAGTAGTGCCCGACAAACTCTTCCAGTACCTGCTGACGTTTGGAGATGGCCTCGTACTCTTCCAGTTCCTGGTTCATGAACATCAGGGTGCTGTCGTAATACACCTTTGCGCGCTCAAAGTTGCGCAGGCGGTCGTAGTACACCTTGCCTAATTCCAGGTAAGAGTAGGCTTTCTGGTTTGGATTGCCGCCCTCCTGTTGTACCGACTTCTGCAGGTAATCGACGGCTTTCTCCACGTTGTCCTGCTTCAGTTCGAAGCGGGCCATTTCGTAATAGATCCGGTCTTTGTACTCCTTGTTTTTCTGGTCGCGCAGCAGCTTCCGGAAATACTTCTGGATACGCCGCACGTCGCTGCCTTCCGACAGCTCCGTCACCTGCGACATATTCAGCTTGGTATAAAAGGACAGCTCGTAAGGGGGGCTGTTGCGCAACACTGCCTGATAGCGATCGTAGGCCGTGCTATCGCGCTGCCCGTTCTGGTAAATCTGCCCCAAAATAAAATTGAGCCGCGCCCGT from Catalinimonas alkaloidigena includes:
- the fumC gene encoding class II fumarate hydratase; protein product: MDYRIEKDTMGEVQVPADKFWGAQTQRSRENFKIGGQQMPLEIIQAFAYLKKAAALTNQELGVLPEEKATAIAQVCDEILEGKLDDQFPLVVWQTGSGTQSNMNVNEVVANRAHVLRGGQLTDQEKFLNPNDDVNKSQSSNDTFPTAMHIAAYKMVVEITIPKVEQLRDTLKKKAADFKDVVKIGRTHFMDATPLTLGHEFSGYASQLDHGLKALHNTLDHLAELALGGTAVGTGLNTPKGYAKRVAEVIAELTGLPFRTAENKFESLAAHDALVETHGALKQLAVSLMKIANDIRMLASGPRSGIGEILIPENEPGSSIMPGKVNPTQVEAMTMVCAQVMGNDVAVSVGGMNGHFELNVFKPVMIYNVLVSARLLGDACASFDEHCASGIEPNKPFIKRHLENSLMLVTALNTKIGYYKAAEIAKKAHKEGSTLKEAAIALGYVTAEQFDEWVRPEKMVGSLD
- a CDS encoding penicillin-binding protein 1A is translated as MATKAKQPPKQKKNWLPLLVRTIWVAFLGGLGLFVGFVMAINVDLFGLFGGLPGTDQLENPTSEVASEIYFADGVRMGKYFRQNRTPVKFDELSPNLVKALYATEDIRFDEHSGVDFKGLGRVAWGIGKYAVTLGKSDLEGGGSTISQQLAKILFGTRNDPRYSGPLLKVPGLGMLIIKIKEWITAVKLERAYTKQEILTMYLNQFDFLYNADGILVASQTYFNKTPDQLSVEEAAVLVGMLKNPSLYSPVKYPERSLSRRNTVMSQMVKYDLLAAEAYDTLKAKPIKLRFKIDTHNEGPATYYRSYIQNYLVNWAKENGYDLYEDGLRIYTTLDSRMQQYAEEAMEEHMKYQQAIFFQHWKGRNPWVNDKNQEIPGFLDVMKKRTPQYRELKKEYGNNTDSIDYYMKKPRPMQVFSWTAPGHVLDTIMSPMDSLKYTKHFLHSGLMSMDPHTGEVKAWVGGIDHQFFKYDHVRQGRRQPGSTFKAAVYTAAIDNGYTPCHPVYDLPTTFQVGDTTYIPKNSGGDFTGEKMTIRQGLAQSKNSVSAFLVRKFGPQTVVDYARRLGITSPLDPVPSIALGTSEISVYEAVGMYSTFVNQGTWTEPYTIQRIEDKNGNVLKTFNPKVVDAISPRTAYTMLYMLMGATQEKNGTALGLYSRSKVMTDGNQVAAKTGTTDNYSDGWFTGVTKDLVTSVWVGGEERSIHFRTFEYGQGARLAMPIWAKYMDKVYADKSLPVKKGPFDVPEEYEFDFKCPPMEGDSINLASETEAPQPTPNTYVKPTQREDF
- a CDS encoding tetratricopeptide repeat protein codes for the protein MLPVFLFSCSVERKNPLSKTYHNILAHYNGYFLAREKMKTSEEGLRSKMVDDYNRVLPIYPDVTESTASAMQGDMDEIIKKASIPIQRHKNSRWVDDSYVLLGKARYYQYDFENAIQTFKYVNTEGEDDAARHQALIWLMHTFMDQEEYGNVIAVADYLKKEELNHDNLRDFHLALAHYYYVDKNWSQVARNIEAALPYVQKHDRRARLNFILGQIYQNGQRDSTAYDRYQAVLRNSPPYELSFYTKLNMSQVTELSEGSDVRRIQKYFRKLLRDQKNKEYKDRIYYEMARFELKQDNVEKAVDYLQKSVQQEGGNPNQKAYSYLELGKVYYDRLRNFERAKVYYDSTLMFMNQELEEYEAISKRQQVLEEFVGHYYTMQHQDSLRKLAAMDSIELYAVLDKILDAEEARREAEAKALARAERRAQNRAASVFDMSGDGGFETGGGAGSSWYFYDTRALSQGQSAFQRTWGSRPLEDNWRRSNKNSDADFDTGEPVAGAQAPAADSASATASVNAAEVRESRRSELLANIPTTPEALAASDTILQTALYELGRIYDQRLDEPKNAATTFERLIDEFPENENYAEVLYFLHLIYSQLGDEAMAAKYREALTEKFGNSIYAKKLNNPNYAEESRQRMEAIAARYKVVYELYEQAFYDSAQAGIDAIQVEYPTSEFEDRLALLEALILGRTEKGPGYQQALEQFINTYPTSSLVDYAQQLLDGYINQAGQADLDPEILQADPAELEEANAEAEEAVADLSGIKMPDSEPVETKATPPPAPAKPAVTYSENLQRPHYFVAVFHLPVGQSRTLTENFARFNDDQFSTASLSSSPLMLDDSTFAVIVKEFPSKDQAVAYLQKHYTEASPTAAFERNQYDIFVISNENFPRWYKSKGTEGYLAFFREHYR